The Hippopotamus amphibius kiboko isolate mHipAmp2 chromosome 3, mHipAmp2.hap2, whole genome shotgun sequence genomic interval GGctaaaactgaagctcagataaCTGCACGATTTTCTCCAGGATTGTACAGGTAGAAGTGGTGGATGTGGGACTCAAAACCAGATCTGGCTGATCCCAGAGTTCATGTCATTTCTATAATACCCTGCTCCTTCTACTTGGTTTAGGGCATGATGCCTGGCCATAGTGTGCTTATCAGATTCACTGGGAAAGTGAGATTTAGCATATAACAAAACCCAGAAATGATAATTATGGTTCATGATTAAGATTCACACTGAATATTTGAGATAGTAAGTAACACAGGCATTCAGAGAGTAACCTAGAACAGTTGGGAAAATTTAATGCAGAATAGAGTTTAAGTGACTTCTTAAAGGGATAAGTTAGAATCCCAGGAAGTGCTGAAAGAAGGCATTTATGAGAATAAGAAATAGCAGAAACAAAGGCCTGATTAAAGGCCTAGGAGAGAGAGTATTGAGTCTGGTTGGATAGCTTGTGAAGTATTCTTTGCTAATAGTTCACAAAAAAAGGGTGAATCTAATTTGGGGTAGACactttcaaatatgtatatatatagcttatatttatttttatatttaattaatatgGAGTGTCaacaatgtgccaggcatttgACCTTTCTACATTCTTTTGTACCACAACCCTGTAGCATAGTTGTTACTATGTCCATTTTGCAGATTAGGAACTAGAGATTCATGGAGGGTTACATTGTTTACCTAGGATTATACTAGGAAGTAGAAGTTGGAGCCAAATACCTTGATTCCAAATCTCTTGCAGTTTTACCAAGAAGAGAAACCATTTACTTAAGGAAAGTTTGAACCTGTAAGACTTTGTTCATCTTTTGTTGACACAtgattgttttgaaaattaatttttactctaaattttttcccttttttttcagtGCGAGGAATTCTGAATGTAGGGTAAAGCATGTCTTGGCAtttttctagcatttcttttcagttagtttatgttttgttttcccttctgtaGTCATCCTTACTTCATCCCCAATTCGAGGAGCGGGAGATGGAATGGAAACTGAGGAGCCACCTAAATCTATTGAAGTTACTGCTGGAATCCAACCTATAAAGCATCACATCCTTCCGAGTCCACGAAAGAAAGCAGTTCCATCAGAGAGCCCAGGAGTTATTCAGCTAGGGAAGATTCTTGCTGAAAAAGCAGTGGAAGTTGAAGCTGTAAGAATATTAATTCCCAAAGCAGCTATAACCCATGATATCCCAAACAAAAACGCAAAGGTTAAGTCTCTGGGACATCATAAAGGAGAATTCCTTGGCCAGCCAGAAGGAGTTGTAGATCCTAGAAAGGAATTATCCGAGGTAAAGAATACATTGGAAAAGCTCAAAAACTCTGAAAGGAGGTTACTACAGGACAAAGAAGGTCTTTCAAACCAGCTCAGAGTACAGTCAGAGGTAAGAAGAGCCTTAATAGCTTTAATGACTACTGCTCTTTACATCTGGGCCTTCTAAGCCTGCATGTTAGAAAACAACATTTCCTCTTGCAGTGTCCATTATAACTTGTCATTTCTCTAAAAAGCTTCCTCTTAAATTTCTCATTCTCTTAGTGCCTCTAATAACACTAGTATATGTTGGGAACTTATAATCTAAATGTGGTTGAAGATGAAGTGTGAGGTACTTTGGACAATGTGGGGTACTTTGGACAAGACCACCTATAAGTTGTAAAGGAGGTTACAGTTATGAACTTGCACACTAGAGATTAACTAAGTAAGACTAATTAGTAATCTCTGCTTTAAGAATCCATAAATTCCAAGTATTTTAGTCTATGTATAGATAATACTTAGAATAAAGAGAATGGTGATATAAGTATCAGTATCTTCATTGTAAATGGAAAATTATCTATAGTGCTTGATTCACTTTCTTTAATCTTTACATCTTAGTAAATATCGCCTTACCGCCCCCACGTTGTTCTCTGTTAGATTACACATTTTTTACTAGAGGTTAGTCTTTATAAGTGATACCCTGGTTAGTGGTTGTATCCAAATATGTTTCTAATATACttaagatattttaatatattttaagtaactaATTTCAAATCACAAAGCTAGTACATATTTCTTTGTAAACATtttaggaaatacagaaaaaataatgaaaatagtacCACCTGTAAGTATACCTTCCAGCGATAAATGCATAATTATACATATTGAGTACATTTTTGCCTTGTAACTCactttttttagttgttttaggtgtgttTTAGTTGTTAATACAGGACagtctattaaaatattaatagcaacAGTGTTCTTCAATGACTACACCATATACCAATATCTTTTATTggacatttgttttaattttttgtatttttgataacaATGTGAAGAACATGCTTATAGACATCTTGAATTGCTTTATTtgcttaaattcttaaaaataaaactcctaaggcacaaagaaatcaatttttaaatgttggaaaagATTTAGAAAACACTGTCATATCTTTTTGCAAAATTTATTGGTTcagttttccaattttttgccTTTAAGTGTTGACTGGAGGCAGTTTGTAATTTTTATGATAATGATTTGTGCTCTTATAAGAGGCTCAGATTATAACCACATGGACTATAGAGTAATAGAGATATAGACATGGTTTGTATACATTATgaaacttaaatatttaatatcactTTTTGGTGTGTACTTTTAATAGTGGAGGTCCAAATTACATGAAACACAGtttctcttttgttcattttgctACATTAAAGTCACTGGCATTACTTTGAGTTTGTTGTATTGGTCATGATTTCTTCCAGGTCAATCGTGAGTTAAAAAAGCTGCTGGTGGCTTCTGTTGGGGATGATCTTCAGTATCACTTTGAACGTCTAGCCCGTGAGAAAAATCAgctcattttagaaaatgaagccCTAGGCCGAAACATAGCTCAGCTCTCTGAACAGTTAGAACGGATGTCAATACAGTGTGATGTGTGGCGAAGTAAATTCCTTGCAAGCAGGTATTTTCTGTCTTAAATAGTATTTCATTTCCTAGCTTTTGCTCTAGCAGATTTTTGACACCTAATGCAAGAAAATAGACTGTAGTGTGAATATTTCTGACTCAGATTGTCAGAGTACCTCATATGTCATTTAAGATGTGGACTCTCCCTCCTCTGGATGGTCATATAGTCTCCCTAAATGGAAAAGCAGTATCAAAAAGCTCTTCTCTCATTCTGGAATTCTGagttactcttttttaaattttatttttttaattttatttatggctgcgttgggtctcagttgctgtgcacgggctttctctagttgcggtgagtggggctactctttggtgcagtgcatgggcttctcactgccgtggcttctcttgttgaggaacacaggttcgaggtgcacgggcttcagtagttgtggcacgcaggctctagagcacaggctcagtagttgtggcgcacaggcttagttgctctgcggcatgtggcatcttcccagaccagggctcgaacccatgtaccctgcattggcaggtggattcgtaaccactgtgccaccagggaaatcctcaaGTTTCTCTTCCATAGTAGAAATCACTCCTACTACAATGTTTAAGaccaaaagaaagctgtaaaCTCAGGCAagtaataaatatgtaaatttttttaaaagactatttttccTCACCTTCTGTCTGGAGAACTCAAATATCACTGCCACTCCATAAACATATTTTGACCTCATGCTCTGTTCTCATAGCTTATTTTACTACATAATAGAGTTTCCCAACCTTTTTCTCTCTACACACAAATAGAAAATGACAACATCTGCATGGCATACTGGATGAGGCTACTCTCCAGTAAAGGTGAGAACCCCAGGCCTTTAGAACCCCCAAGCCTATGGACATAACTGGTAGTTGCGAAGCTCTCTTATATATTATGATTTCCTATTTATCCCCTCCTTCCAACTTTGAGTTAGTGGAGAACAGAATCTGAGTGTTATCCGTCTGTGTATTTCCAGTGCTTAGCCCAGTGCTTCACACATATGTTTAATAACTATTGATTTAAATTTAATCATGTGGAGATTTCTCACAAATACCAAAGGTTTCCAGGCTGTACCTTAAGAACCACTGGTTGTAATGAATAAATTTTTAGGGGAGTATTTCATCAGGTCTTAATATCTGTAATACTTTCCAGTAACTGAATGCTCTGTTAAAATCCttactttgttttctaattgtaCCAATATAGGatttatttggagaaatgaaTTTACCGTTTATTGACTTAGAATGAATATTAAGTTAATTCTTATTGAACAGCTTAAGAAGCAAATCATGCATATATTTTACAGATTATTAtaatatgtaactttttttaaCATTCTGATCAATGTTGATGGTAACACTCTAAGGGCAGTAATAATTAAACCaaactttattgatattttagttgatttaatcttttaatgtcagaattgttttcattttaaggaaTTCAGTGGTTACTGTGGTCTGAGACTTTTAGTTTTAAGATTTTCAGctgaataaaaatactttaaaattttgcttcagTTCATCAGTAGAGAATTGGTTAAATACATTTTGGCACATCCAATCAGAAGAAAACATgaagctattttttttattttaaaagggaatgATTTAGCTCTATGTGTgctaatgtgaaaaaaatcaccAAGATAAATTATTAGGTGAAAAAAGCAAACTATAGAAAAGTTTGTAttaaagaattcatttttttgtaaataaaatgaatacatttatttttacacaTACTTTTATGTTGAtatacacaaattatttttttctagaaaaaatatattgattacTTTATTGATTAATGATTATAAAAGAAAGATGAGGATGCTGGACAGCAAGAAAGAcagttttccttttatataaatctctgtatatataatatttttctaaggACAAAGAAGTAATTGagtggcagaaaaaaaattgtttttctctaaaattttctgtatttaaagacatttaattaatgttatttttttccaaagcttGATTAATCTAGACTAAGACTGAAGTACATTCCAAAATCACTATATAAGAAAGTTAAAAAactttcctttgtcattttgtaAACAGATATTTTGAGTCCCTTTAATAAGTTTTAAGcttataaacattttaagtgttttttagtGAAGATTTAAAAACTGAGAAGTAATCTGACATGGTTAAATcttttttgtaagtttttaaaaatgacagtcACAAAGGTAGTATATTAACTTCTTAACACTGTCAGAGAATTTATATATAAGATTTTAATCTTTTCCAGGGTTATGGCAGATGAGTTAACCAACTCCCGAGCAGTTTTACAGCGTCAAAACCGTGATGCACAGAGTGCTATACAAGATCTCCTGAGTGAACGGGAACACTTTCGTCAAGAAATGATAGCTTCGCAGAAGTATGGCACTTGTTTACATTCTGaactcttctcctttctcctgcaATTTTTGTTATTGAGATAGTTCTTTAGTATTCctacatttaataatttattgagcatatatttTGAGTAGCATTTTCAAATAGATGCctaggggagggaggaagactgACGAAAACAGAAGACATGCTTCTTTTATTCTTAATTGGGGAGAGAATTAGTTATATCTATACTAGAAGAACTCTCTGGACTTAAAAGTAGTTTTTGGTTATAGTTATAGCAGTTTTGTATGGTTTTTGGTAGTAGCCAAAAAGCATACCAGTTTTTCCTTTGGAAGGGGATCTTTCTGGGGACTGTTCTGCAGTATTAGAGCTTACTTTCATGTCCATATGAACCAGAACTGTCAAAATTGATAGTCTTCCTTAAATGCACTTTATACTTTCATGTGATTGATTTCTTATAAATCAAATAAGTAAAGGTCAAGAGAAAATCATAGGGGAAATTAGAAGAATGAAACCACAATGTATCAAAAGTATCAGATTTTGTGGGAGGCAACTAAAGCagtgtttagagggaaatttataattttaaatgcttattatagaaaagaaaaaaggtcttgtcaataatctaagcttcctTAAGAAACACAAAGAGCAAATTAAGCAGAAGGACTAAAAGGATAAGAGcaaaactaaatgaaatagaaagcaaacactggttctttgaaaagataaaaaagtttaCAAAACTCTAGGCagtataatcaggaaaaaaaaaatacacgtgACTAGTATCAGGGATGAGGAAAGGGGTACACTACAGATTCTATAGACATAGGAAAGGTAATAAGGGGATGTTACAAACACTATGCCAATCAATTCAACAACTTAAATGGACAACCTCCTTAAAAGCCACAAACCACCAGAATACCCAAGAACAGATGACCTGAATAGCCCTAACCTATTAAGGCAATTTACTTAGTAGTCAAAAACCTAGGAAAGGAAACTCCAGGCCTACATGGATCCACTGGTGAATACTAACAAACAtctaagccaaaaataaaaccaaatttacACAAACTTTTCTAGAAAATAGAGAAGGGAACAATTTCCAACTGATTTTATGAGGCTAGCATCAtcttgacaccaaaaccagacaggcattacaagaaaactacaggccaatatctctaatgaatatagatgcaaaaatccttaacagaaTTTTAGTGattcaaatccaacaatatataaaaacatttatagatCATGGCCAAGTAGGTTTTATCCCAAGAATTTGTGTAACTCACACAAAAAATTATCACATGTATACACCATGTGAATATCTCAATAAGTGCACAAATCAAATCAGTAGCTCTATAATACTATGTGAATATACTATTATACGAGGGTGAGACAAAAATTATAGGTACTCTGGCTGTAGTAATTATTTTAGTTAGCTTTTAGGAAagacacatcattttttgacacagtctccttgcttttcaatacattttgtccatctgtcaacaagctttcatattccctcattaaaaaatgttttaggctgagctgcaagccatgaatgcattactgtcttcacttctccatcagaagtgaatctttgtccttgtagggctgctttcaggggaccagataggtgaaagtctgatggagcaagatcagcactatagggaggatgctttaacacaaaaacttttaatgatgtttttgcggagtgtgggcagaagtgtgtggatgtgcatgtcctcagaccacaaaaaaacgaatcgctgcacactgctcttcttttgtgcaaatcacaagtggggcatccatttttgcttacactgcagttacaaatgaactgatgtaacacgttcatacctgcacagtagtgactggggagacagtagctttgaacggaaagcgctgataagacagtgcggccagcagaagttttaatataaccggagtgtggataatttttgactcacccttgtattttacCTGTACTAAAATATGAGAACTAAAAAAAGTactgtttgttgaatgatttGCAGATAACCATAAAATCAATAAGTGGTTTCTGTAATCTGACTTATTGTACCAGACTTTCTGAATTTATTGAACtctgaaagaggagaaagataCTATGtgatttcagaaatgtttctcatttcttcagcattcttgatttttatattttatcctctTATTAATGTTCAGTGCTCATGTTTGTTCTTTGCAGGTTGTTGGAGGAGCTCTTGGTCTCCTTGCAGTGGGGAAGAGAGCAAACTTACTACCCTAGCGCACAACCTCACAGCACAGCAGAACTAGCGTCAACAAATCACAAGCTGGCAAAAGCAGTAAATTCTCATCTTCTGGGAAATGTTGGCACTAATGGTCAAAAAAAGGTTCCATCAGCAGTTGAATTCTGCAGTACCCCAGCAGAAAAGATGGCTGAAAcggtaaaatatttccttttcgtGATCTGTGGAAGCTCTAAGAGTGTCCTCTTACTGCAAGGTGACGCGTTATAATGGAAAGTGCGTGGCATTGGGAGTTAGGAAATATGGGATCAAAACCTGATTCTCATCTTAATGAGTAGGGATCTTGGAGAAAATCATTTCTTCCTCTGCGCTTTAATTTTCTCAAACACTGTTactctattcttaattttctcaAACACCGTTACTCTATTCTTGAGAAAGAAATGTAGTTGTTTTAACGATGGCCTGTTTTTTAGCTACTGAATCAttgataatctttttttcttgagcTCATTTAGATATGAAAACCACTgtgtagaatttttaatttagtaaTCAAGAGCAGATAATTGATTACTTCTGATTTAAGacgctatttttttttccacacataTAGATGGGAATGTGCCAAACACTACAGAATCAGTTAGTGTAAACCTGGCACCTTCAGTCCTGGGTGAACTGAGGGCTCATGCAGATGACCTGTCAAATACTGTGATCTCACAGTTCTACAACCATCCAAGTTCACCCTCATTACACTTCAGTATCTCACTCCCGTGTCCCCATCGTAGGCTTGTCATTAACCAGaacttttccacttttaaaatctTCAACATCTCTCTCCATGAACTGTGATTTCAACTCTTCTTTCCAGCTCTGATTCTATCATTCTGAATACCCCTGTTCCTTGATCACATCATAGTTTTTATTCCTTTGGtccctacattttttttct includes:
- the BLZF1 gene encoding golgin-45 isoform X1, coding for MTTLENLETKVILTSSPIRGAGDGMETEEPPKSIEVTAGIQPIKHHILPSPRKKAVPSESPGVIQLGKILAEKAVEVEAVRILIPKAAITHDIPNKNAKVKSLGHHKGEFLGQPEGVVDPRKELSEVKNTLEKLKNSERRLLQDKEGLSNQLRVQSEVNRELKKLLVASVGDDLQYHFERLAREKNQLILENEALGRNIAQLSEQLERMSIQCDVWRSKFLASRVMADELTNSRAVLQRQNRDAQSAIQDLLSEREHFRQEMIASQKLLEELLVSLQWGREQTYYPSAQPHSTAELASTNHKLAKAVNSHLLGNVGTNGQKKVPSAVEFCSTPAEKMAETVLRILDPVTCTESSPDNPFSESSPTTLLATKKNIGRFHPYTRYENITFNCCSHCQGELIAL
- the BLZF1 gene encoding golgin-45 isoform X2; this translates as MTTLENLETKVILTSSPIRGAGDGMETEEPPKSIEVTAGIQPIKHHILPSPRKKAVPSESPGVIQLGKILAEKAVEVEAVRILIPKAAITHDIPNKNAKVKSLGHHKGEFLGQPEGVVDPRKELSEVKNTLEKLKNSERRLLQDKEGLSNQLRVQSEVRRALIALMTTALYIWAF